A genomic stretch from Flavobacterium nitratireducens includes:
- a CDS encoding peptide MFS transporter, whose product MSDSLPKQKEFFGHPVGLLILFFTEMWERFSFYGMKALLIFYLTRYHLFSDSNGNLLIGSYAALVYAVPVIGGFLADKYLGFRKAIIFGAIMLVLGHLGMAYEGNAATQSVTGEISRDEVALQFFYFSLSLIIVGVGFLKANISSLVGELYEVGDKRRDSGFTLFYMGINLGSFLATIICVWLGETYGWSYGFGASGIGMTLGLITFILGKKYLQGKGESKVPAVLDNKYLGIKIEWIIYALSFLSALVFWQMVQRHEVVSYSLMVAGALSVVYIIYYSITQLDRKAREQLIALTILIVFTVIFWALFEQAYTSLNLFADRILDRTVFGHTFSAGQFLSFNALFIILLAPVFAWFWVKLGKYNPNAAVKFGIALLLVGLGFGSLVFGISISGMGKVAMIWLVLTYFLHTCGELCLSPVGLSAVTKLSPVKIVGFMMGVWFLATASSEFIASILANIASVDTSNGMAPDLNLAKQTYLVLFEYLFYTGLGVGFLLLLISPFIKKLMHGVDKELNN is encoded by the coding sequence ATGAGTGATTCATTGCCAAAACAGAAAGAATTTTTTGGACACCCAGTTGGGCTTTTAATATTGTTTTTTACCGAAATGTGGGAGCGATTTTCCTTTTATGGGATGAAAGCATTACTCATTTTCTATTTAACACGATATCATCTTTTTTCAGATTCAAATGGTAATTTATTGATAGGGAGTTACGCTGCTTTGGTTTATGCTGTCCCTGTTATAGGAGGATTTCTAGCGGATAAATATTTGGGTTTTAGAAAAGCAATTATTTTTGGGGCAATAATGCTTGTCTTAGGACATTTAGGTATGGCTTACGAGGGTAATGCTGCCACACAATCAGTCACAGGTGAGATTAGTCGAGACGAGGTAGCCTTGCAATTTTTTTATTTTTCATTATCCTTGATTATTGTTGGGGTGGGCTTTTTAAAAGCTAACATTTCTTCTTTAGTAGGTGAACTTTATGAAGTAGGAGATAAAAGAAGAGATTCTGGTTTTACCTTATTTTATATGGGAATCAATTTAGGGTCATTTCTAGCAACTATAATTTGTGTTTGGTTAGGAGAAACTTATGGATGGAGCTATGGATTTGGGGCTTCTGGTATTGGAATGACATTAGGTTTGATTACGTTTATTTTAGGTAAGAAATATTTGCAAGGAAAAGGGGAGTCAAAAGTGCCAGCTGTTTTAGATAATAAATATTTAGGTATAAAAATAGAATGGATTATTTATGCTTTGAGTTTTTTATCTGCTTTAGTGTTTTGGCAAATGGTGCAACGCCACGAGGTGGTTTCATATTCTTTGATGGTAGCAGGAGCACTTTCAGTAGTTTATATTATCTATTATAGTATCACTCAATTGGATAGAAAAGCTAGAGAACAGCTAATTGCTTTAACAATATTGATTGTTTTTACTGTAATTTTTTGGGCTTTGTTTGAGCAAGCTTACACTTCTTTAAATTTATTCGCTGATAGAATATTAGATAGAACGGTTTTCGGGCATACCTTTTCAGCAGGACAGTTTTTAAGTTTTAATGCTTTATTTATTATTTTATTAGCTCCTGTATTTGCATGGTTTTGGGTTAAATTGGGTAAATACAATCCTAATGCGGCCGTGAAGTTTGGTATAGCCTTACTTTTAGTTGGTTTGGGATTTGGTTCTTTAGTGTTCGGAATTTCGATTTCCGGAATGGGGAAAGTAGCCATGATTTGGTTAGTGCTTACTTATTTTTTACACACCTGTGGGGAATTGTGTTTGTCACCTGTTGGGCTTTCAGCGGTAACCAAATTGTCTCCAGTGAAAATTGTAGGTTTTATGATGGGGGTTTGGTTTTTAGCAACGGCAAGTTCTGAATTTATAGCATCGATTTTAGCTAATATTGCTTCTGTAGATACTTCAAATGGAATGGCTCCCGATTTGAATTTGGCTAAGCAAACTTATTTAGTATTGTTTGAATACTTATTTTATACAGGATTAGGCGTTGGCTTTTTATTATTACTAATTTCGCCTTTTATAAAAAAATTAATGCACGGGGTAGATAAAGAATTAAATAATTAA
- a CDS encoding hydroxymethylglutaryl-CoA reductase, degradative, which produces MNTAVAGFSKLSKEEKINWIATTYFSSPTKAIELIKKYWNSDEKLQKLHDEFIENTISNFYIPLGVAPNFLINGKNYTIPMAIEESSVVAAASKAAKYWSTRGGFKATVIKTEKIGQVHFMYKGDSSKLELFFAETKAKFFSETHDLTKNMQQRGGGILDITLEDKTNLLPNYFQLHATFETKDSMGANFINSCLEQFANILKKEAQAYKLFTEEEKDIEVVMSILSNYVPNCIVRAEVSCPVADLSEKHIPNPEAFAERFVRAVQIAEVEPYRAVTHNKGIMNGVDAVILATGNDFRAVEAGVHAYASKEGQYSSLSHAKIENEIFSFWLEIPLALGTVGGLTSLHPLVKLSLEMLENPSAAELMKIVAVAGLAQNFAALRSLTTTGIQDGHMKMHLNNILNQLEATEEERHLVQKHFKNHVVSHSGVVSFVESIRNT; this is translated from the coding sequence ATGAACACAGCCGTAGCCGGATTCTCTAAATTATCCAAGGAAGAAAAAATAAACTGGATAGCAACAACTTACTTTTCTAGCCCTACAAAAGCTATCGAATTAATAAAAAAATATTGGAATTCAGATGAAAAACTTCAAAAACTTCATGATGAATTCATTGAAAACACCATAAGTAACTTTTATATTCCTCTTGGAGTCGCACCAAATTTCCTAATTAACGGTAAAAATTATACGATTCCAATGGCAATTGAAGAAAGTTCTGTTGTGGCTGCTGCTTCCAAAGCGGCAAAATATTGGTCAACCAGAGGAGGTTTTAAAGCTACCGTAATTAAAACCGAAAAAATAGGACAAGTCCATTTTATGTACAAAGGGGATAGTTCTAAACTTGAATTATTTTTTGCAGAAACAAAAGCCAAATTTTTCTCTGAAACTCATGACTTGACGAAAAACATGCAGCAAAGAGGAGGCGGAATTCTGGATATTACACTTGAAGATAAAACAAACCTGCTTCCGAATTACTTTCAACTACATGCTACCTTTGAAACAAAGGATAGTATGGGTGCCAATTTCATTAATTCTTGTTTGGAACAATTTGCCAACATATTAAAAAAGGAGGCACAGGCTTACAAACTTTTTACGGAAGAAGAAAAAGACATTGAAGTCGTGATGAGTATCCTTTCTAATTACGTTCCTAACTGCATTGTAAGAGCAGAGGTTTCCTGTCCCGTTGCAGACCTATCCGAAAAACACATTCCAAATCCAGAAGCTTTTGCCGAGCGATTTGTTCGTGCAGTTCAAATTGCCGAGGTGGAACCATATAGAGCTGTAACGCATAATAAAGGAATTATGAACGGTGTCGATGCTGTAATCTTAGCCACAGGAAATGATTTTAGAGCAGTCGAAGCTGGGGTACACGCTTACGCATCAAAAGAGGGACAATACAGTAGTTTATCACATGCAAAAATAGAAAACGAAATCTTTAGTTTTTGGCTAGAAATCCCTTTGGCTTTAGGAACAGTAGGCGGATTAACCAGCTTACATCCTTTAGTAAAACTATCTTTAGAAATGCTTGAAAATCCATCGGCAGCCGAATTAATGAAAATTGTTGCTGTTGCAGGTTTAGCACAAAATTTTGCTGCATTACGCTCTTTGACAACTACAGGTATTCAAGATGGACACATGAAAATGCATTTGAATAATATTTTAAATCAATTAGAAGCTACTGAAGAAGAACGTCATTTGGTTCAAAAACACTTCAAGAACCATGTGGTATCACATAGTGGTGTGGTCTCCTTTGTTGAAAGTATTAGGAATACATAA
- a CDS encoding GYDIA family GHMP kinase: METKQTFYSNGKLLITAEYLVLDGAKALALPTKFGQNLIIEEISQPEINWVSYDSDGSIWFEDKISYSEIIDPNLAGEESIKHSLIKILHEAYLLNPTFLEKEKGYNISTELSFPKKWGLGTSSTLINNIAQWLQIDAFELLEKSFGGSGYDIACAQNNNPIIYQLKNGKPKVESIPFHPSFAENIYFVYLNKKQSSKAAIANYRKNKTTDTEKNVSKIDKITQEIIHAKTAGSMAIAIANHEALMSTILETTTVKEDLFSDFIGETKSLGAWGGDFIMVISELNPTTYFASKGFKTIISYKDMILK, translated from the coding sequence ATGGAAACAAAACAAACTTTTTACAGCAACGGTAAACTATTAATTACCGCTGAATATTTAGTTTTAGATGGGGCTAAAGCTTTGGCTTTGCCAACTAAATTTGGTCAAAATCTAATTATCGAAGAAATAAGTCAGCCAGAAATCAATTGGGTAAGTTACGATAGTGATGGAAGTATTTGGTTTGAGGACAAAATTTCCTATTCAGAAATTATAGACCCAAATTTGGCTGGAGAAGAATCTATAAAACACTCTCTGATTAAAATTCTCCACGAAGCCTATTTATTAAATCCTACATTTCTTGAAAAAGAGAAGGGCTACAACATCAGTACCGAATTAAGTTTTCCAAAAAAATGGGGATTAGGAACTTCATCTACATTAATTAACAATATTGCTCAATGGTTACAAATTGACGCCTTTGAATTGTTAGAAAAAAGTTTTGGAGGAAGTGGCTATGATATCGCATGTGCACAAAACAACAATCCGATAATCTACCAATTAAAAAATGGCAAACCAAAAGTAGAAAGCATTCCTTTTCATCCGAGTTTCGCAGAAAATATATACTTTGTTTACCTAAACAAAAAACAGAGCAGTAAAGCAGCAATTGCCAATTACAGAAAAAATAAAACAACTGACACTGAAAAGAACGTTAGCAAAATAGACAAAATCACTCAAGAAATCATCCATGCTAAAACCGCTGGCTCAATGGCAATAGCAATTGCCAATCACGAAGCTTTGATGAGCACGATTCTAGAAACCACAACCGTAAAAGAAGATTTATTCTCCGATTTTATTGGAGAAACGAAAAGCCTTGGCGCTTGGGGTGGCGATTTCATTATGGTCATTTCGGAGTTAAACCCAACCACCTATTTTGCTTCAAAAGGCTTTAAAACAATCATTAGTTACAAAGACATGATTTTAAAATAA
- a CDS encoding peptidylprolyl isomerase, translating into MAVLSKIRQRSALMIGLIAFALFAFVIQGLFEGGTFKFNTKDVGSINGKDISFEDFRIKVSNVEKSGQGITSTAAANRVWEQEVSVALLTSEFDKLGLRVGEKHIIEILKSDQNIGQNPMFLNAAGMFDLNKFKDYFKANPEQASFLKEREKDAELNAKYQIYSTLVKAANYTTKAEGKLKYEMEANKANFSYVGALYSSIKDSEVKVTDDEILEYMKKNPKRFKADETRSIEYVLIEDKPSKEDLAEVKSKITSLLSGSVVYNQATGKNDTVAGFRTTANPIEFVNSNSDIPYDSSYVAKKDLPAVDAEQLYNLAPGAVYGPYVFGDYYCISKSLGRKVGVNAKASHILISYEGAQVPNQREKRTKEEAKAKAEEVLAQVNANPEGFMMLAFQYSDDSSAQQGGDLGYFGPGQMVKPFSDFVFNNGIGKIGLVETQFGFHIIKVTDKQDGVRLATVAQKIEPSEVTSDKAFAQATKFEMDAADSDFNKVAKAMKLAVVPAVSVAAMDENFGSLGNQRAIVRWAFGEDAKLGAVKRFEIANVGHVIATVKSIDDSGFAPIDQVRPYVETKLKNAKKAEILKAKMTASSLEAIAKATASKVENAVNVTLDNPVLNGGVGQEPKVVGNAFVLAPNKISAPIEGNTGVYVVKTTSIVKAPAVKDVAPYVAKLKAQSANDVSRVLPALKDIADIKDNRRQFSF; encoded by the coding sequence ATGGCAGTTTTATCAAAAATTAGACAACGTTCAGCTTTAATGATTGGACTTATTGCATTTGCTTTATTTGCATTTGTTATTCAAGGTTTATTTGAAGGAGGAACTTTTAAATTTAATACAAAAGACGTAGGAAGTATCAATGGAAAGGATATTTCATTTGAGGATTTTAGAATAAAAGTTAGTAATGTTGAAAAAAGTGGTCAAGGTATTACTTCTACTGCAGCTGCAAATAGAGTTTGGGAACAGGAAGTTTCTGTAGCTTTATTGACGTCTGAATTTGATAAATTAGGATTGAGAGTGGGTGAAAAACACATCATCGAAATCTTAAAATCGGATCAAAATATTGGTCAAAACCCAATGTTCTTGAATGCTGCTGGAATGTTTGATTTAAATAAATTCAAAGATTATTTTAAAGCTAATCCAGAACAAGCTAGTTTTTTAAAAGAGAGAGAAAAAGATGCTGAGTTGAATGCTAAATATCAAATATATAGCACTCTTGTAAAAGCGGCTAATTATACAACTAAAGCTGAAGGAAAATTAAAATATGAAATGGAAGCTAATAAAGCGAACTTTTCATACGTAGGAGCTTTGTATTCTTCAATTAAAGACAGTGAGGTTAAAGTTACTGATGATGAGATTTTAGAATACATGAAGAAAAATCCAAAAAGATTTAAAGCAGATGAGACGCGTTCTATTGAGTATGTTTTAATCGAGGATAAACCATCAAAAGAAGATTTAGCTGAGGTTAAATCTAAAATCACAAGTTTGTTATCTGGAAGTGTTGTTTATAATCAAGCAACGGGTAAAAACGATACTGTAGCTGGTTTTAGAACTACTGCTAACCCAATTGAATTTGTAAATTCGAATTCAGATATCCCATATGATTCTTCTTATGTTGCTAAAAAAGATTTACCTGCTGTAGATGCAGAGCAATTATATAATTTAGCGCCAGGAGCTGTTTATGGTCCATACGTTTTTGGTGATTACTATTGTATTTCTAAGTCTTTAGGTAGAAAAGTAGGTGTAAATGCAAAAGCAAGTCACATCTTAATTAGTTATGAAGGAGCTCAAGTTCCAAACCAAAGAGAGAAAAGAACTAAAGAAGAAGCTAAAGCTAAAGCAGAAGAAGTGTTAGCTCAAGTTAATGCTAATCCTGAAGGATTTATGATGTTGGCTTTCCAATATTCTGATGATTCATCTGCACAACAAGGTGGCGATTTAGGTTATTTTGGACCTGGTCAAATGGTGAAGCCTTTTAGTGATTTTGTATTCAATAACGGAATTGGTAAAATTGGTTTAGTAGAAACACAATTCGGTTTCCATATTATTAAAGTTACAGACAAACAAGATGGTGTACGTTTAGCTACTGTAGCTCAAAAAATTGAACCATCTGAAGTGACTTCTGATAAAGCTTTTGCTCAAGCAACTAAATTTGAAATGGATGCTGCTGATAGCGATTTTAATAAAGTAGCTAAGGCTATGAAATTAGCAGTAGTTCCAGCTGTATCTGTTGCTGCTATGGATGAGAATTTTGGTTCTTTAGGGAATCAAAGAGCAATTGTAAGATGGGCTTTTGGTGAAGATGCTAAATTAGGTGCTGTGAAGCGTTTTGAAATTGCCAATGTAGGTCACGTTATTGCAACTGTAAAAAGTATTGATGATTCTGGATTTGCTCCGATTGATCAAGTAAGGCCTTATGTAGAAACAAAATTGAAGAATGCTAAAAAAGCAGAAATTCTTAAAGCGAAAATGACTGCTTCTTCACTTGAGGCTATTGCAAAAGCAACTGCTAGTAAAGTTGAAAATGCGGTTAACGTAACTTTAGATAATCCAGTATTAAACGGAGGTGTAGGTCAAGAACCAAAAGTAGTTGGGAATGCATTTGTTTTAGCTCCTAACAAAATTTCTGCTCCTATCGAAGGAAATACAGGAGTTTATGTTGTTAAAACAACTAGTATTGTAAAAGCTCCTGCTGTTAAAGATGTTGCTCCTTATGTAGCTAAATTAAAAGCGCAATCAGCTAATGATGTTAGTAGAGTATTGCCAGCTCTTAAAGATATTGCTGATATTAAAGATAACAGAAGACAATTTAGCTTCTAG
- a CDS encoding hemolysin family protein — MSNTIRFFSGMEIAFISSNKIYLEIEKKQEGFVSKILTKLTEKPSKFIAAMLIGNNVALVVYGFFMGDLLMKWILSFDYPFSDFFTLLVQTVLSTLIVLITAEFFPKVFFQIYSNFLIKFFAVPAYLFYLLFYTVSSFIIWLSDLILKRFFRTEGDQIQLYFSKIELGNYITEQMSSVEDHEEVDSEIQIFQNALEFSGVKARDIMTPRTEILAVDLYDSVTELKDLFIETGYSKILVYENSLDEIIGYVHSFDLFKKPKNIKSVVIPVEFVPETIFIKEVMDLLIKKRKSVAVVLDEYGGTSGIITVEDIVEELFGEIEDEHDSDEELIEKELEENVYLFSTRFDVEYLNQTYKLQIPESDSYGTLGGFIVDFTKEIPQKGAVITIGDYHFVIEEATNKKIELVKMTVKE; from the coding sequence TTGTCTAATACTATCCGCTTTTTTTCGGGGATGGAAATTGCATTCATCTCTTCCAATAAAATCTATCTTGAAATTGAAAAAAAACAAGAAGGTTTTGTTTCTAAAATTTTAACTAAACTTACCGAGAAACCCTCTAAGTTTATTGCAGCAATGCTTATTGGAAACAATGTTGCCTTAGTTGTTTATGGTTTCTTTATGGGTGATCTTTTGATGAAATGGATTTTATCTTTTGATTATCCATTTTCTGATTTTTTTACTTTGCTAGTTCAAACAGTGCTTTCAACTTTGATTGTGTTAATCACAGCAGAGTTTTTTCCAAAAGTGTTTTTTCAGATTTATTCCAATTTCTTAATCAAGTTTTTTGCTGTTCCTGCTTATCTCTTTTATCTCTTATTTTATACGGTTTCTTCATTTATTATTTGGCTTTCCGATTTGATTTTGAAACGTTTTTTTAGAACCGAAGGTGACCAAATTCAATTGTATTTTTCTAAAATTGAACTAGGAAATTACATAACAGAGCAAATGAGTAGTGTAGAAGATCATGAAGAAGTAGATTCTGAAATTCAAATTTTTCAAAATGCATTAGAATTTTCGGGTGTGAAAGCGAGAGATATTATGACTCCTAGAACCGAAATTTTGGCTGTGGATTTATATGATTCGGTAACAGAATTGAAAGACTTATTTATTGAAACAGGTTATTCTAAAATTTTAGTTTACGAAAATTCGTTAGACGAAATCATAGGTTATGTTCATTCTTTTGATTTATTTAAAAAACCAAAAAACATCAAATCGGTTGTTATTCCAGTAGAATTTGTTCCGGAGACTATTTTTATTAAAGAAGTGATGGATTTACTTATTAAGAAGCGAAAAAGTGTTGCGGTTGTTTTAGATGAATATGGTGGTACATCTGGGATAATAACGGTTGAAGATATCGTTGAAGAACTTTTTGGGGAAATTGAAGACGAACATGATTCTGACGAGGAATTAATCGAAAAAGAACTTGAGGAGAATGTGTATCTTTTTTCGACTCGTTTCGACGTAGAGTATTTAAATCAAACCTATAAATTGCAAATTCCAGAGAGTGATTCTTATGGCACTTTAGGTGGTTTTATTGTAGATTTTACTAAAGAAATACCTCAAAAAGGAGCTGTAATCACCATTGGTGACTATCATTTTGTGATAGAAGAAGCAACAAATAAAAAAATTGAATTAGTGAAGATGACAGTGAAAGAGTAA
- the lptC gene encoding LPS export ABC transporter periplasmic protein LptC encodes MLLFKRDKLYLIVVMAFAVTLFFGCESNFKKVQQAKIVEFTPTGDADNVNLKYTDSGAIKAELVSSKMLDYAVVAFPFTEFPKGVLVTVYDKGGKKTRITSNYAISYKSTNIIDLQGKVKIVSQDGQMLETEQLYYDQKNEWFFTEKRYKFTDLKGSSNGQGIDFSKDFKVINSQRITGEVLSAE; translated from the coding sequence ATGCTTCTATTTAAAAGAGATAAATTATATTTAATAGTAGTCATGGCTTTTGCTGTGACTCTGTTTTTTGGGTGTGAAAGTAATTTTAAAAAAGTACAGCAGGCTAAGATTGTTGAGTTTACTCCGACAGGTGATGCAGATAATGTTAATTTAAAATATACCGATTCGGGTGCTATTAAAGCCGAATTAGTGAGTTCTAAAATGTTAGATTATGCTGTTGTGGCTTTTCCTTTTACTGAGTTTCCCAAGGGAGTTTTAGTTACGGTGTATGATAAAGGGGGTAAAAAGACCCGTATTACCTCTAATTATGCAATTTCATATAAATCAACTAATATAATTGATTTGCAAGGAAAGGTGAAAATCGTATCTCAAGACGGACAAATGCTCGAAACGGAGCAATTGTATTACGATCAAAAAAATGAATGGTTTTTTACAGAGAAAAGATATAAATTTACTGATTTGAAAGGGTCTTCAAATGGTCAAGGAATTGATTTTAGTAAAGATTTTAAAGTGATAAATTCACAAAGAATAACAGGCGAAGTTTTATCGGCCGAATAA